From the Pontibaca methylaminivorans genome, the window GCAAGATCGTGCGCGCCCTGAACCCCGACGCCCGCTTGATCGAAACCGATTTCAGCCGGGTCGATGCGGATGCGATCTTTGACACCGGCCTGTTCGACTTCGATCGCGCCCATATGCATCCGATGTGGGCCAAGGAGCTCTACGGTTTCGAGGATCATGTGCCAGAGACCGAGGAATACGGCATTTCTTCCTTCGTCTATCGTGCGCGTCGCCCCTTCCATCCGCAGAAGATCCACGACGCGCTGAACGGCGACTTACCCGGCGTGATCCGCGCCAAGGGGCATTTCTGGATCGCCTCGCGTCCCAACTGGGCGGTGGAGTTTTCGCTGGCGGGCGCCATGTCCAGCGTCACGCCTCTGGGCGGCTGGTGGGCGAGCGTGCCGCGCGAGCGCTGGCCGACGCATCCCGACAGCTTGGCCGAGGTGGCAAGGCACTGGAAAGACCCCTGGGGCGACCGCCGGCAGGAACTGGTCTTCATCGGGGCGGGTATGGACAGGGTGGCGCTCACCGCGGCTCTGGATGCCGCGCTGGTCGAGGCCGCGGAGTTCACCCCCGACGCCTGGGCAAAGCTGCCCGATCCGTTCCCGAAATGGGGCCAGCGCAGGGTTGCGTAAGCGGCCGGGCTCCGAACCTGTCCTGAACCGACCGGTGCACCGCTCCATGAAAATCCGCGCCGCCGTTGTTCGTAAGCCCTCACCGGAAAGATCGTGACGCATGAGCACTGTCCGGGGCCGCAACCTGGCCACTTCGCTCAAGCGGCGTAACCGGCCGCGCCCGATGGAGCGGTACGACCGCCTGCCGCCCGAATTGCGCGGCTGGCTGGCCGGCGCGGCATTGCCCTGGAGCCCGCATTCGGCGCTGAAGCTCTGGAGGCGGCTGAAGCGGGAATGCCAGGGCGATATGGCGGCTATCCGGCGCCGGATGGATCTGGCCGAGGCGCGCATGCTGGCGCGGGATGCGCCGAAGATCTGGGGCCATGCCTACCCGACCGAATTGATCGCCGCCGATACCCGGCCGGCATGATCTGATATGATCCCCACCGAACCGGATTATCCGCTCAAGGATCGGGGGCGTCGTCAGGGCCGTTCCCGGGTGTTCCGGCGCGCGAAATAATCCGCTGCAGGCTGGCGCCGGCTGCGCTGCCGGCCGGCCGTGTGGAACGGCGGGATTTCTGCAGATCGAACGCGCCAAAGGTGCCATCCGGCTAACGGGCCGGGTCACTGCGCTGCCCGGTGAAAGGCGGCAATATAATAGATAATATATGCAATTGCGAAAGATATGCCTGATTAAATATAGATAACATACCACGGCAGCCGCGGGTTTGCCCGTTTTTGAGGGTGTGAATATGCAGGACGCAACTGAAATCTATAATCTTCCCCTGATGGATCTTCTTTATCATGCGCAAACGGTCCATCGGGCGCATTTCGATCCGAATGTGATTCAATGTTCCAGACTGCTGTCGGTCAAGACCGGTGGCTGCCCCGAGGATTGTGCGTATTGTTCGCAATCCGCGCGTAACGGCGCGGCGCTTCCGGCTTCGAAGCTGATGGAGGTGCAGAAGGTGCTGGCCGAGGCCCGGCGGGCCCGGGATGCCGGGGCGACGCGCTATTGCATGGGGGCGGCGTGGCGCTCGCCCAAGGACCGCGACATGCCGGCCATCCTGGCGATGGTGCGCGGCGTCAAGGCGCTGGGCATGGAGACCTGCATGACACTGGGCATGCTGGACACGGACAAGGCCCTGCAGTTGAAAGACGCCGGGCTGGATTACTACAACCACAACATCGACACGTCCGAACGATACTATCCCGAAATCATCACGACCCGCAGTTTTCAGGACCGGATCGACACGCTGGAACGGGTGCAGGCGGCGGGACTCAAGGTCTGCTCCGGCGGGATCGTCGGCATGGGCGAATCCGCGGAAGATCGCATCTCCATGCTCGAGGCGCTGGCCGGTCTGGAGGAGCCGCCGCAATCGGTGCCGATCAACATGCTGATGCCGATGGACGGCACGCCCATGGCCGACGCGCCGCGGCTGGATCCGGTCGAGATGGTGCGCACGATCGCCACCGCCCGAATCCTGATGCCGCGATCCCATGTTCGCCTCTCGGCCGGCCGGTCCGGGATGAGCGACGAGTTGCAGGCCATGTGCTTCTTCGCCGGGGCGAATTCGATCTTCGTCGGCGATTGGCTGCTGACCGCCGGCAACCCGGACGAGGACAAGGATGCCGCCCTGTTCGCCAGGCTCGGCCTGCGTGCCGAGGCCCCGGTGAGTGCCGGGGAAAACGTCCCGGCATGACGGAATTTCCGCGTCACGACGACCTTCTGGCGGCCCTTGCACAGCGCAACCGGCTGCGCTGCCTGTCCGGGGCATCGGGGCTGGATTTCGCATCGAACGACTATCTTGGCCTGACGGGGGCGGGGCTGCTTGCAGAGGCGGCGCAGGATGCGCTCGCGCGGGGTGTGCCGCTGGGAAGTGGCGGGTCGCGGCTGCTGCGCGGCAACCATGCCGAACATCGGGCGCTGGAAGACGAGGCGGCCGCGTTCTTCGGCGCCGAGGCCGCGCTTTACCTGGGCAGCGGGTTCCAGGCCAACCAGGCCCTGTTTTCCACGCTGCCGATGCAGGGTGATCTGGTGCTGCATGATTGCCTGATTCACGCCAGCGTGCATGAGGGCATGCGGCTTGGGCGGGCGACATGCGCGAGCTTTGCCCACAATGACGCGGCCGATGCGGCGCGCGTGATTGCGGACTGGCGCGCGGGCGGCGCAACGGGCCGGGTCTGGATCGCGGTCGAAAGCGTCTATTCGATGGATGGCGACCTGGCGCCCCTGGCCGATCTTGCCGGGCTTGCCGCGCGCGAGGATGCCGTGCTCGTGGTGGACGAGGCACACGCGACCGGGGTTTTCGGGGCGCAGGGCCGGGGGCTGGCTGCGGGGCTGACATGCCCGCTTGTCACGGTCCACACGGGCGGCAAGGCGCTCGGCGCCGCGGGTGCGCTGGTCTGCGCCGACCGCGTGCTGATCGAGACATTGGTGAACCGGGCGCGTTCCTTCATCTATACGACGGCGCCGCCGCCGTTTTCCGCGGCGATCCTGCGCGGGGCGATCCGCATGCTGCGGGACGGGCCGGCGCTCACCGACGATGCCCGGGCGCGCATGGCACATGCGCATCGGGCGGCACGGGCCTGCGGTATCGACGCAAACAGCCAGATCATCCCGCTGATCATCGGCGACGAGTGCCGTGCAAGGGACACGGCGCGTGCCCTGCAGGACCAGGGTTTTGACGTTCGTGCGATCCTGCCGCCGAGCGTTGCGCGCGGCACGGCGCGGCTGCGCATCTCGATAACCGGCAATGTCGGGGCGGGGGATATCACCGCGCTGTTCGACACGCTTGCCACGCTGAACCGTGTCGCGGCATGAGCGCCGTCATCGTTACCGGCACCGATACCGGCATCGGCAAGACCCTGTTCAGCGCGGGGCTGGTGCATGCGCTGGGCGGTGCCTACTGGAAACCCGTGCAGTCCGGCCTTGACGGGGAAACGGACAGCGCCGTGGTGCGGCGGCTGTCCGGTTGCCCGGTGCTGCCCGAGGCCTACCGGCTGCGGCTTGCGGCCTCTCCGCACCTCTCGGCCGAGCAGGAGGGGGTCGCGATCCGGCCCGAACGGCTGGCGCTGCCGCGATCGGACCGGCCGCTCGTGGTCGAGGCGGCGGGCGGGCTGATGGTGCCGTTGACGCGCCGGATTCTTTACCTTGATGTCATGTCCCGCTGGGCGGCGCCGGTGGTGCTCTGTTGCCGCACCGCGCTCGGGACCATCAATCATTCGCTCCTGTCGCTCGCGGCGCTGGAGGCGGCCGGCTGCCGGGTGGCGGGCGTGGTCTTTATCGGCGACGAGATGAAAGACAGCCGCCGCGTGATCTGCAGCATCGGCAAGGCGCGCGATCTCGGCCGCCTGCCGGTCCTGCCGCGGATTACCCGCGAAACGCTGAGCCGGGCGTTCGCCGGCATCGACGTGGCCGGCATCCGCGGGGTGCTGTGATGGCGGACCTCGCGTTCGAGCGCGCGCATCTGTGGCACCCCTACAGTTCGATGCGCGATCCGGGGCCGGTCCACATGGTCCGAAGTGCCGAGGGCGTCTGGCTTGAACTTGCGGACGGCACGCGGATGATCGACGCCATGTCCTCGTGGTGGTGCGCGGCGCACGGGCATCGCCATCCCCGGCTTGTGGCCGCTGTCGCGGCGCAACTGGAATGCCTGCCCCATGTCATGTTCGGCGGCCTCACGCATGCTCCGGCGATCGCTCTGGCGGAGCGGCTGACCGGCCTGCTGCCCGACGGGCTGGACCGCATATTCTACAGCGACAGCGGCTCGGTCGCGGTCGAAGTCGCGCTGAAGATGGCCATACAGGCGCAGCTTGGCCGCGGACACGCGGACAGAACGGCGATCGCCACCGCGCGCGGCGGCTATCACGGTGACACCTGGAAGGCGATGAGCCTGTGCGACCCGCAGACCGGCATGCACAGCCATTTTGGCGCGGCGGTGCAGATCCAGCATTTCGTGCCGCGCCCGCCCATCGCCTTCGATGCGGACTGGATCGACGATCCGGCCCGCAACGGCCTTGGTCCGGTCGAGGACCTGTTTGCGGAGCGCGGCGCCGGAATCGCCGCCTTCATCGTCGAGCCGGTGGTTCAGGGCGCCGGGGGCATGTGGTTCTCGCATCCGCAATGGCTGGCCGGAGTGCGGGCGCTCTGCGACCGCTACGGCGTGCTGCTGATCCTTGACGAGATCGCCACCGGTTTCGGCCGGACCGGTGCCCTGTTTGCCATGGAACATGCCGGTGTCACCCCCGACATCCTCTGCCTTGGCAAGGCGATGACCGGCGGCATGATGAGCTTTGCGGCAACCATCGCATCGCGGCAGGTGGCCGAGGCCATCGCAGACGGGCCGATGCCGGCGCTGATGCACGGGCCCACCTTCATGGGCAATCCGCTGGCCTGCGCGGCAAGCTGTGCCAGCCTCGATCTGCTGGCCGAGGGCGCATGGCTGCGGCAGGTTCCGGCGGTCGAGGGGTGGCTGCGCCGCGGCCTCGCGCCGGCCCGCGAATTCGCCGGGGTGCGGGACGTGCGCGTTCTGGGCGCCATCGGGGTGATCGAGTTGCACAGGCCGCTCGACATGATCCGCGTGCATGCCGTCTGCCGGGACAGGGGTGTCTGGCTGCGCCCGTTCGGCCGGCTGCTTTACTGCATGCCGCCCTTTGTCGTGACGGCCGGGGATGTCGCACGCATCTGCGAGGTCATGGTCGAAATCGCGGGGTGGCCATGAAGGCCGAGTGGCTGCAGCGCGGCGGGGGATCGTCGCTGATCGTCGTGCTGACCGGCTGGGCGGTCGGGGCAGGGCCGTTCCGGCACCTGACCGGGGCCGGGCCCGGGGCCTGCGACGTGCTGGTCCTGTCGGATTATCGCGATCTCTCCCTGCCGCGATGGCCGGAAGGCTACGAGACCGTGGACCTGGTCGCATGGTCATTCGGCGTCGCTGCCGCCTGCCGCCTGCCGCATAGGGGCCTGTTCCGCCGCAGGGTCGCGCTCTGCGGATCATGGATGCCATGCGACGACGGCCTGGGCATCCCGCGCGCCCTGCTGCAGGCGACGAAAGCGGGCCTGTCCGCGCTGTCCTTGCAGAAATTTGCGCGGCGGGCGGGCTGTGACCTGCCGGAAGATGCCGACATCGGGGCCCTGCGCGAAGAACTGGAAACCGTTATGGGCTGGGAGGACGTCGCGTTGGTGCCGGATTTCGACCGCGTGGTGCTGGGTGCCGCCGATCGCATCTTTTCCCGCCGCAACCTAGATCGTGCCTGGCGCGGCCGGGCCGGGCGGTTCGAGGTGCTGGATTGCGGACATAACCCGTTTGGTCTGTGGCGCGACTGGGGCGAGGTTCTGGCGTGACCGCGACGACCGACCGGGTGGCCCGGGCCTTTGCGCGCGGACTGGCCAGCTATGATCGGGCCGCGCTGGTCCAGAGACGGATCGCGACGCGGCTGTTTGCCGGGTATCGCGCCATCGCTCCCGGCCATCGCCCCGGCCGCATACTGGAGGCGGGGTTCGGCTCGGGGCATCTGACCCGGCATCTGCTGGAGCTGGACCCCGAGCGCCTCTGGCTCAACGATCTGGTCGCGCGCCCCTTGCCGGGCGTTGCCGCCGAATATCTGCCCGGGGACATTGCGCAGGTGCCGCTGCCGGGCCGGATCGACCTCGCTGCCTCGGCCTCGATGATCCAGTGGGTGGAAGATCCGCGCAAGACCGTGGAGCGCCTGTGTCGCACCGTGATTCCGGGCGGGTATCTTGCCCTCTCCGGCTTCACGCCTGAGCATTTCCCGGAACTGCGCAGCCTCGGCAGCCGGGCCGCCGCGCCCTCCTGCCTGAGCGCGGGCGGGATGGCGGCTTTGCTGCCGACCGGCTGGCGGGTCCGCAACGGCGGAGAATGGCGCGCGACCCTGCACTTCCCCACCGCGCTCGCCGTGCTGCAACATCTGCGGGCGACCGGGGTCAACGCACGCGCGGGGCAGTTTCGCTCGGCCGCCGCGCTGCGCGGATTCACGCAACGCTACGAAACCCGCCATGGCACCGCGCAGGGCGTGCCGCTGACCTATGTCGCAAGCTGGTTGATAGCTGAAAACGTTTTGAAACCAGAGGTCTAGCCGACGATGATGAAGGCTTCGCGCTGCTGCCCCCGGGGAGACGGAAGCCCGCGGCGGCCGATCCGGCGCACATGCCGGGCCAGCGTCGCGCAGGCCCGGTCGATTTCTCCCTTGCGCAATGCGGCGAGGATGACGCGATGGTCATGGTCGGTCTGCTGTTCCCAGTTCGACTGCCAGGCGGCAAAGAGAAACCTGGCGCTCGCCGCATGGAGGTCGTCAATGGCCGCAAGCAGGCGCGGCATGGCGCAAGGCGTCAGGATAAGCTGGTGGAAATGGCGATTGGCCTCTTCCCAGCTACGCACGTCGTCCGAAATGTCTCCGGCCCGGATCGCCTCTTCGGCCGCCTGCAGGATGGCCGGCGTCAGGTGGGGCGCGGCATGGCGCAGCGCAAGATCCTCGAGCGCGGCGCGCATCTCGGCAACCTCCTTGACCTGGGGAAGGTCGAAGGCCGTGACCCGGACGCCCTTGCGCGGCTCGCTCGTGACGAGGCCCTGCGCTTCCAGCCGGCGGAATGCCTCGCGGACCGGAACGTGGCTGGCGCCGAATTCCTCGGCGATATAATCTTGGCGCAGCCACTCGCCCGGGCCGATCTCGCCGGCGACGATCCGGTCCGCAAGGATACGGCTGATGCGCGCCGCCAGGGTTTCTTCGAATCCGGTTCTCATGTGTTTTGCATATGCAGTATCGGGAGCCGCCGCAATACGACGCGGGACGGCTGCGGCCGGCGCGCGGGCCGGCCCGCCGGTGTTTCCCCGTGTTCCGGCATGCCGCCAAGCGCGCGGCCAGCGTGAAGGGCGAGTTACCCCGCTCTGACGAGAACGGCGATCAACACGACCTCGGCCGGGTGGCCCCGCGCTGGTCCAGGCCCTCAAGCCCGGCCGGGCGGCTTGGCGCCCTCTTTCCTTTTGGCGGAAGACGGCCTTAACTCGACGAACGGCACCTCCTTTGGGCGCGGGTTTTCATGGTTTCTCATCTGCTGGATTGGCCTGGCAAAAGCGGCCGGGATGGCGGGCCCGAACATCCTGCCATCTATCATATGCTCGACGTGGCTGCGGTTGCCGAACGGCTGTTGCGGGGCAGCACGCGTCCCGAAGCGCACAAGGCGGCATTCACGCTGCTGATCGCGCTGCATGATCTGGGCAAGATCGGCGCGCAATTCCGGGAGATGATCCGCTGCGGAACCCGACAGATGATCCGGCACTGGGAACTGACCGAGGCGTGGCTTCTGGATGATCCCTGGCTTATGGACCGCTTGCAGGCCGATCCCTGGGCGATGCGTGCCCTGATCCCGGCCATTGCGGGTCATCACGGGCGGCCTTCGAAACAGGATGAACGCTTCTTTCCCCGAATGCGCAGCGGCGCGGGTGCGGAAGCGGAGGCGGACATTCCCGCGACCATCGAGGCATTGGCCAGCCTTTGGCCGGAGGCATCGCTGGCGGGGCTGGATGAAATCGAGGCGACGCGACTGTCCTGGTGGCTGGCCGGGCTGACCACGGCGGCGGACTGGATCGGCTCGAATGCCGACTGGTTTCCGGCCAGATCGCCTGACCTGTCCCTGGCTGAATATCTTGCGCTGGCGCGGGGTGCCGCCGCGCGCCATGTGCCCGAGGCAGGCGTCGCGGGAACGGCGGCCAGAGCCGGCGAACTGTTCGATTTCACCTTTCGTCCCATGCAGCAGGCCGCGGCATCCGCGCCCTTGCCCGGGGGGCCGATGCTGGCTTTCATCGAGGACGAGACCGGCGCGGGCAAGACCGAGGCCGCACTGATCCTCGCGCAGCGCATGTTGCTGGCCGGGAAGGGCAGGGGGCTGTTCTTCGCGCTGCCCACCATGGCGACGGCAGATGCGATGTTCATCCGTGCCGCGGCGGTGGTCGGGCGGATGCTGGATCGGCCGACGCTGACCCTGGCGCATGGCCGCGCCGGGCTGTCGGTGCCGTTTCTCGACTTGCAGCACAGGCGCAGCCGCAGCGATGACGTGACCTGCACTGAATGGCTGGCGGATGACCGGCGGCGGGCGCTGCTGGCCGATGTGGGGATCGGAACGGTCGATCAGGCGCTGCTGGCGGTGATGCGGGCGCGGTTCTCGGCGCTGCGGCTGTGGGGGCTGTCCTCCAAGATCCTGATCGTGGACGAGGCGCATGAAATTTCGGGCGACGGCTATATGGCGATCCTGCTGGAGCGGTTGTTGCAGGCCCATGCCGCGCAGGGCGGATCGGCGGTCCTGCTGACGGCGACCCTGCCGCTGGACGCGCGGGCGCGGCTGATGCGAGCCTTTGCCGAAGGAGCGGGCATGAATTGGGCCATGGATCGCGACCCGGCCTATCCCGCACTGACGATCCCGGGAGCAGACAAGCCGCAGCCCGTTGCCGCGACGCCCAGCCCGAAGGGGGTGGTGACGGTCGAGAGGTTGCCCGATGGCGAAGCGGCCGCGGATCTGCTGGCACGTTCGGCGCAGGCCGGCGCGGCCTGCGTCTGGGTGCGCAATGCCGTCGATGACGCAATCGCCGCCGTCGATCTGTTGCGGGCGCGCGGGATCGACGCCTCGCTGCTGCATGCCCGCTTCGCGCTCTGCGACCGCAAGCGGATCGAGGCGGCGGAACTGGCGCGCTTTGGGCGCAATGGCAATGGCCGCGCGGGCCGGGTGCTTGTGGCGACACAGGTGGTGGAATCCTCGCTGGATTTGGACTTCGACGTGATGGTGTCCGACCTTGCGCCGATGGCCGCGCTGATCCAGCGCGCCGGGCGTCTGTGGCGGCATATGGACGAACGCCCGCAGGACCAGCGGCCCGTTCCCCGGCCCATGCTGCATGTCGTCTCGCCCGATCCGGCCGAGGTGCCGGATGCCCGCTGGCTGCATCAGGTGCTGGACGGCGGTGCCTGGGTCTATCCGCTGGCCGAGCAATGGCGCACCGCCGACCTGCTGTTCCGGCGGGGCGAGATCAACGCGCCGCATGAGTTGCGCGATCTGATCGAGGCGGTGCACGGCGACGGGGCGGTTCCGGTCCCGCCGGTCTTGGATGCTGCCGAGCAGGAGCGGATCGGCGAGGGCTATGCCCGCCGCTCGCTGGGCGATCAGAACGTGGTCGATTTCGGCGCGGGTTACCGGCAGGGCGCGGCGGGGGCGGACGACACCCGCTATCCGACCCGGCTGGGCCGCGAGACACGGACGCTGGCACTGGCGCGCCGGGTGGATGGCGTGCTGGTGCCTTGGGCGCAGGGCGATGGAACGCTGGCCGATCGTTGGCAACTTTCCGAAGTGTCGGCAGACAAGGCGCGGCTGGATCGCCTGCCCCTGCCGGATCAGGAAGCGCCCCAGATTGCGGCCACCACGCGCGACTGGCCCGACTGGCGCCGCGCGGCAGTGACGGTTTGCCCGGCGGACGATGCCGGCGAGATTTGCGAGGGGTTGCGTTATTCGAAGAGTTCGGGCTTGCGTTGGGTGTGATCTCCGGATGCGCGGAGATAATCCGCAACAGTGAGCCGAGCGGGCCCGCTCCCCGTCTGTACGCTCCTTTCCCCTACCTACCGGGTTATCCGCGCCGACCTCCATCAGCCCCATGGGCTATGGCGGATCTATATTTCAACCACGGCCGGGTAGAGCACGGGAAGGGACCAATAGGATTGACAGCAGAGAGGCGGCTCTGGTTGGATCAACCATAACGTGAATCGCGGGGTTGTCCTGATGCCTCTCAACCTCATCACCGATCCTTGGATTCCGGTTCTCCGTTCCGATGACGGCCCCCGCATCATCCGCTCCGACCAGATCGCCGAGCCGGGCGTCATGTTTCCTGACTGGCCGCGCGCCGATCTGAACATCGCCTGCCTCGAACTGCTGATCGGCCTCGTCTTTCTTGCCGATCCGCCGGCCAATGCGCAGGACTGGCGGATCCGCAAGCCGGATGCTCAGCGTCTGCGTAAGCGGCTCGCCCGTCTTGCGCCGGCCTTCAATCTGATGGGTGACGGTCCGCGCTTTCTTCAGGATTTCGATCCGCTGGAAGGGGAGCCGAACCCGCCCGACATGCTGTTCATCGATTCGGCGGGTGGAAATACCGCGCGCAACAATGCCGATCTGATGGTGCGGAGGGGCCGCTATCCGGTGCTGGATCCGGCCCTGGCCGCGATGGCGCTTTACACGCTTCAGGCCCATGCGCCTTCGGGCGGGGCGGGCAATCGCACTTCGATGCGCGGCGGCGGGCCGATGGTGACGCTGGTCGATCCGGGTCGCGGCAATCTGTGGGATCTGGTCTGGGCCAATGTCCCCGATGGCCGACCGGCCGGCCCGGAGGTGCTGCCATGGATGCGCCCGACCCGCACATCCGAGGCGAAGGGGGCCGAGGTCTACCCCGACACCGCGCACCCGGCCGAGGCATTCTTCGGCATGCCGCGCCGCTTGCGGCTGGTCGGCGAGGAAACGATCCGCGGCGTGACCCAGAAGCCCTACGGCGTCAATTATGCCGGATGGCAGCATCCCTTGACCCCCTATTACCGGCAGAAGGCAGGGGCCGAACTTCTGCCGCTGCACCCCCGCGCCGGTGCTTTCGGCTATCGCAACTGGCTGGGCGTGGTGATGGACATGCCGGGGGACGAGGCCGATCTGCGGCGCCGCGCGCAAGCCTTGGACAGCTATGAGCAGCGTGTGCTGCTGCGGGACAGGGCCGGGGCAAGCGTGATCGTGGCCGGCTGGGCGATGGACAACATGAAGCCCAGGGATTTCATCTGGTCGCGCCAGCCGCTGCTGCCGATCGACACCGGGGCGGGGCTGACCCTGATTGCCATGATCCAGTCGGCGGAAACCTTCGGCCTTGCCCTGCGCGGCGCGCTGAAGGTTGTCGCAGGCGAAGGCAGCGCGCTGGAAGCGTTGCGCGAGGAGTTCTTTACCGCGACGCAGGCGGAGTTCGAGGCCGGACTCGGCAGATTGCTGGCTGGCGCTCCGCCTGACGATACTGCAGCGCGCTGGCTGCGGGCGATGGAGCGGGGGGCGCTGACGATCTTTGACCGGCAGGCTTTGCCGGGGCTGGACCAGCAACGGCCCGAGGCGATGGAGGAGATCATCCGGTCGCGCGAGGGGCTGCGCGCCACCTTCGCCGGGTGGAACAGGCTGGGCAGGGATGCCTATCAGAAGCTGGGTCTTCAGCCCCGCCGGCGCAGGAAGGAGGCCGCATGAGCGATGCGACAAAAAACCCCGGCCAGATCGCCCTTGGCTGGTGGAAGCAGACCCTCCGCCCTGATGACGACACCGGCCCCGCGCGGGCCTTGCGGGCAAGGCTGCGGCGGGCGGATCATGTCACCGATATTCTGGCCGAGGGCCGGGTGATCGAACTGCATGACCGACTTGGCCGCAAGACCGACGCTTTGACACTGGCCGCGCTGGCGCAGGTTCTGGCGCATGTCGAGCGCCATGACGGGCGCCGTATCGCGCAGGTTTTCGGCGCGGGCGATCCCGAGGCGCTGTCGCCCCTGCGCTTTCAGCGGCTGATCCGCTCGGACGACCGAAGGGAGCTGGCGACGGGCCTGCGTCGCGCGCTGCCTTTGGCCGGGCGCGCCTGCAACGTGGCGGCGCTGGCCGAGGACATTCTTTTCTGGGGCGAAAAGTCCCGGATCCGCTGGTGTTTCGATTATTACGGTGCCGCGCCCCCGCGCCCGGCCGCCGCCGAGGAGGAGACCGAATGACCACCTTTCTGCAACTTCACCTGCTGACGGCCTATCCTCCGTCGAACCCCAACCGCGACGACCAGGGCCGCCCGAAAGAGGCGCATTACGGCGGCGCCCCCCGGCTGCGGCTGTCCAGCCAGTCGATCAAGCGGGCGCTGCGCATGTCCGACGGGTTCCAGCAGGCGCTGGTCGGGTCTTTGGGCGAACGCACGAAACGGCTTGGCGATGTGATCCGCAAGGCGCTGGCGGATGACGGTGTGGACGCGGCGAAAGCGCGCGAAATCGCCGAATCGGTGGCCAAGGTCTTCGGAAAGATCGAGCCGGTGGACAAGAAAAACCCCGATCTGGTCCAGGGCACGACGCTGGCCTTCATCTCGCCCGAGGAACGGACCCATGCGCTGGACCTCGCGCGCCGCGCCGCTGCGGGAGAGGGACTGCCGGCGGACAAGGATCTGGCGAAAACCGTGCTGCGCAGTGCGGGCGGGGCGGTGGACATCGCCATGTTCGGCCGAATGCTGGCCGACAACCCGGATTTCAACCGCGAGGCCGCCGTTCAGGTCGGCCATGCCATCACCACCCACCGCGCGCAATCCGAGGACGATTTCTTCACAGCCGTCGATGACCTC encodes:
- the casB gene encoding type I-E CRISPR-associated protein Cse2/CasB; this translates as MSDATKNPGQIALGWWKQTLRPDDDTGPARALRARLRRADHVTDILAEGRVIELHDRLGRKTDALTLAALAQVLAHVERHDGRRIAQVFGAGDPEALSPLRFQRLIRSDDRRELATGLRRALPLAGRACNVAALAEDILFWGEKSRIRWCFDYYGAAPPRPAAAEEETE
- the casA gene encoding type I-E CRISPR-associated protein Cse1/CasA is translated as MPLNLITDPWIPVLRSDDGPRIIRSDQIAEPGVMFPDWPRADLNIACLELLIGLVFLADPPANAQDWRIRKPDAQRLRKRLARLAPAFNLMGDGPRFLQDFDPLEGEPNPPDMLFIDSAGGNTARNNADLMVRRGRYPVLDPALAAMALYTLQAHAPSGGAGNRTSMRGGGPMVTLVDPGRGNLWDLVWANVPDGRPAGPEVLPWMRPTRTSEAKGAEVYPDTAHPAEAFFGMPRRLRLVGEETIRGVTQKPYGVNYAGWQHPLTPYYRQKAGAELLPLHPRAGAFGYRNWLGVVMDMPGDEADLRRRAQALDSYEQRVLLRDRAGASVIVAGWAMDNMKPRDFIWSRQPLLPIDTGAGLTLIAMIQSAETFGLALRGALKVVAGEGSALEALREEFFTATQAEFEAGLGRLLAGAPPDDTAARWLRAMERGALTIFDRQALPGLDQQRPEAMEEIIRSREGLRATFAGWNRLGRDAYQKLGLQPRRRRKEAA
- the cas7e gene encoding type I-E CRISPR-associated protein Cas7/Cse4/CasC translates to MTTFLQLHLLTAYPPSNPNRDDQGRPKEAHYGGAPRLRLSSQSIKRALRMSDGFQQALVGSLGERTKRLGDVIRKALADDGVDAAKAREIAESVAKVFGKIEPVDKKNPDLVQGTTLAFISPEERTHALDLARRAAAGEGLPADKDLAKTVLRSAGGAVDIAMFGRMLADNPDFNREAAVQVGHAITTHRAQSEDDFFTAVDDLKTRDEDAGGAHLGEHAFGSGVYYLYACVNTDLLVENLGGDRELAAKGLDALARALATATPRGKQNSHAHHPFAGYVLAEIGSHAPRDLTGAFLKPVQDEDLLAASITALEAMRGRIDAAYDSAPVREAVMNVAAEEGRLNDIAAFAASAVAANG
- the cas3 gene encoding CRISPR-associated helicase Cas3', which produces MVSHLLDWPGKSGRDGGPEHPAIYHMLDVAAVAERLLRGSTRPEAHKAAFTLLIALHDLGKIGAQFREMIRCGTRQMIRHWELTEAWLLDDPWLMDRLQADPWAMRALIPAIAGHHGRPSKQDERFFPRMRSGAGAEAEADIPATIEALASLWPEASLAGLDEIEATRLSWWLAGLTTAADWIGSNADWFPARSPDLSLAEYLALARGAAARHVPEAGVAGTAARAGELFDFTFRPMQQAAASAPLPGGPMLAFIEDETGAGKTEAALILAQRMLLAGKGRGLFFALPTMATADAMFIRAAAVVGRMLDRPTLTLAHGRAGLSVPFLDLQHRRSRSDDVTCTEWLADDRRRALLADVGIGTVDQALLAVMRARFSALRLWGLSSKILIVDEAHEISGDGYMAILLERLLQAHAAQGGSAVLLTATLPLDARARLMRAFAEGAGMNWAMDRDPAYPALTIPGADKPQPVAATPSPKGVVTVERLPDGEAAADLLARSAQAGAACVWVRNAVDDAIAAVDLLRARGIDASLLHARFALCDRKRIEAAELARFGRNGNGRAGRVLVATQVVESSLDLDFDVMVSDLAPMAALIQRAGRLWRHMDERPQDQRPVPRPMLHVVSPDPAEVPDARWLHQVLDGGAWVYPLAEQWRTADLLFRRGEINAPHELRDLIEAVHGDGAVPVPPVLDAAEQERIGEGYARRSLGDQNVVDFGAGYRQGAAGADDTRYPTRLGRETRTLALARRVDGVLVPWAQGDGTLADRWQLSEVSADKARLDRLPLPDQEAPQIAATTRDWPDWRRAAVTVCPADDAGEICEGLRYSKSSGLRWV